In Oryza sativa Japonica Group chromosome 11, ASM3414082v1, the following are encoded in one genomic region:
- the LOC4350681 gene encoding uncharacterized protein At1g10890: MPRDLSRSPPPRRRRRRSPSPPRYHRGVRRACRDRSPSRGSRSPYRSSYRRKSPSPSPRRRISRSPSPRRHKSRSPSQRHYRRKRSRSVTSSPITKSQSPPVARGPAENKNIVDKQRLEEEKKRRQKEVELRLLEEETAKRVEQAIRKQVEESLNSEEIKHEIQRRIEVGRKRIHEEVLVQIEKEKEAALVEAQHKAERERKEREELEKKLEEERKKAEEAQMKEAMEQQQKELERYQELERLQKEREEAMKRKQMEEEQQKQSQMKLLGKNKSRPKLSFALGMK; encoded by the exons ATGCCGCGCGACCtgtcgcggtcgccgccgccgcgccggcggcggcggcgctcgccgtcaccgccgcggtACCACCGGGGAGTACGCAGGGCGTGCAGGGACCGCAGCCCCAGCCGCGGCAGCAGGTCCCCGTATCGCTCCTCCTATAG AAGGAAGAGCCCTTCACCTTCCCCAAGACGGCGCATTAGTCGTTCTCCATCTCCCAGGCGACATAAAAGTCGGTCTCCATCGCAAAGACACTACAGAAGAAAGAGAAGTCGGAGTGTCACTAGCTCTCCGATTACCAAATCTCAAAGTCCTCCTGTTGCGCGTGGGCCAGCAGAGAATAAGAATATTGTTGATAAGCAAAGgctagaagaagaaaagaaaag GCGCCAAAAAGAAGTTGAGCTCAGACTATTAGAGGAGGAAACTGCAAAAAGAGTTGAGCAAGCTATTAGGAAACAAGTTGAAGAGAGTTTGAATTCTGAGGAAATCAAACATGAAATACAAAGACGGATTGAGGTAGGGCGAAAGAGGATACATGAGGAGGTATTAGTCCAAAttgagaaagaaaaggaggcaGCCCTGGTTGAAGCTCAGCACAAAGCG GAACGCGAAAGGAAAGAGCGGGAGGAGCTAGAGAAAAAGCTCGAGGAAGAGCGGAAGAAAGCCGAGGAGGCTCAGATGAAGGAAGCaatggagcagcagcagaaagAGCTGGAGCGGTACCAGGAGCTGGAGAGGCTccagaaagagagggaggaagccATGAAGCGGAAGCAGATGGAGGAAGAGCAGCAGAAGCAGAGCCAGATGAAGCTGCTGGGCAAGAACAAGTCGCGCCCGAAGCTGTCGTTCGCGCTTGGGATGAAGTAG
- the LOC4350680 gene encoding protein AUXIN RESPONSE 4: MPPASAAAGDGAAPDQEPPPSPPPPPPPPPPPRPAPSLASALPFWFYLTAAVSLLALLLPHLLPSSSPPPPLPSLLRSHASGGSVLKLHPGPDLFAVTSKPTTTAAAHRPAVLVLPGLAAGSFSFRHALRSLSSRGLLAAAVDLPGQGMSPPCDAPPPPPPSKSAFREIMDRGVFHAFEHLVETGEVPFQEPAAAPEPPSHARLYAPHEAAASVARAVDALGLGAAPVHLVLHDSALVAGAAFVSANPAAVRSVTLVDATAVLPAFPVAVLGVPVLGSMVVRVPALFRGLLRLCCAREMGAEVAEAHRAAMRMEGKRDAVFESWKALNQSFDLKEWRGSLEAVRKLPMMVLWSGSWTDRWIDEGKKVVAALPDAKFVYHSGGRWPQEDAYDELSELIAEFVTSLPTSVRSQHIDQSSEQATAQE; this comes from the exons ATgccgcccgcctccgccgccgccggtgacggcgCGGCGCCCGACCAAGAGCCGCCCCCGAGCCCCCCAcccccgcctccccctcccccgccgcctcgaccggcgccctccctcgcctccgcgcTCCCCTTCTGGTTCtacctcaccgccgccgtctccctcctcgcgctcctcctcccccacctcctcccttcctcctcacccccaccccctctcccctctctcctccgctCCCACGCCTCGGGCGGCAGCGTCCTCAAGCTCCATCCGGGCCCCGACCTCTTCGCCGTCACCTCCaaacccaccaccaccgccgcggcgcaCCGCCCCGCTGTCCTCGTCCtccccggcctcgccgccggatCCTTCTCCTTCCGCCACGCCCtccgctccctctcctcccgcggcctcctcgccgcggccgtcgaCCTCCCGGGGCAGGGCATGTCGCCGCCctgcgacgcgccgccgccgccgcctccaagcAAGAGCGCCTTCCGCGAGATCATGGACCGCGGCGTCTTCCACGCCTTCGAGCACCTCGTCGAGACGGGCGAGGTGCCGTTCcaggagcccgccgccgcgccggagccGCCGTCCCACGCCCGGCTCTACGCGCCCCACGAGGCGGCCGCGTCCGTCGCCCGCGCCGTGGACGCGCTCGGCCTCGGCGCCGCGCCGGTGCACCTCGTGCTCCACGACTCCGCGCTCGTGGCCGGGGCCGCCTTCGTGTCGGCCAACCCGGCAGCAGTGCGGAGCGTCACCCTGGTCGACGCCACGGCCGTCCTGCCGGCGTTCCCCGTGGCGGTTCTCGGCGTGCCGGTGCTGGGGAGCATGGTGGTCCGGGTGCCGGCATTGTTCAGGGGACTCCTGCGGCTGTGCTGCGCGCGGGAGATGGGCGCGGAGGTGGCCGAGGCGCACCGTGCGGCGATGCGAATGGAGGGGAAGAGGGATGCAGTGTTTGAGTCATGGAAGGCTCTGAATCAGAGCTTTGATCTGAAGGAGTGgaggggctctttggaggcagtGAGGAAATTGCCGATGATGGTGCTGTGGTCGGGTTCTTGGACTGATAGGTGGATCGATGAGGGGAAGAAGGTGGTCGCGGCATTGCCGGATGCCAAATTCGTCTACCATTCCGGTGGTCGATGGCCTCAG GAGGATGCGTATGATGAACTCTCGGAGCTGATAGCAGAGTTTGTGACATCATTACCAACATCTGTGCGGTCGCAGCATATTGACCAATCTTCTGAACAAGCAACAGCTCAAGAGTAA
- the LOC4350683 gene encoding GDT1-like protein 2, chloroplastic, translated as MATAISVGVAVPAASRRREDGAGPPLLLRRRCLVEGQVRCRLPWLRPIRHNVRVQTSNVNVGAGSYEGGEAGSHGEHLDSSATRDSNKPTKPPSGSRYPQSIAAVLLLCALASAFIVFFKGQPSAVVAMLAKSGFTAAFTLIFVSEIGDKTFFIAALLAMQYQRALVLLGSMAALSLMTIVSVIIGRIFQSVPAQFQTTLPIGEYAAIALLAFFGFKSIKDAWQLPDNANGNLQGNSESGELAEAEELVKEKVAKKLTSPLEVLWKSFSLVFFAEWGDRSMLATIALGAAQSPFGVASGAIAGHLVATFLAIVGGAFLANYLSEKLVGLIGGVLFLLFAVATFFGVF; from the exons ATGGCAACGGCCATTTCCGTCGGCGTCGCAGTGCCAGCCGCCAGCAGGAGGCGCGAGGATGGGGCAGGGCCGCCGCTGCttctgcggcggcggtgcctcGTGGAAGGACAAG TGAGATGTAGGTTACCATGGTTGAGACCAATACGGCACAATGTTAGAGTGCAGACATCCAATGTAAATGTTGGAGCTGGAAGCTATGAAGGTGGCGAAGCAGGTAGCCATGGGGAACATTTGGATAGTTCTGCTACCAGAGATTCAAACAAACC AACAAAACCACCTTCAGGATCTCGTTACCCTCAATCCATTGCTGCAGTGCTACTTCTATGTGCTCTGGCATCCGCTTTTATTGTTTTCTTTAAAGGACAACCATCTGCAGTTGTAGCGATGCTTGCAAAGTCAGGTTTCACGGCAGCATTTACACTGATTTTTGTATCTGAGATTGGGGATAAG ACATTTTTCATTGCTGCACTTCTTGCGATGCAATATCAGAGAGCATTG GTTTTACTTGGGTCAATGGCTGCTCTTTCCCTAATGACTATTGTGAGTGTTATAATTGGAAGGATTTTTCAGTCTGTACCAGCACAATTTCAAACAA cacTACCTATAGGAGAGTATGCTGCGATTGCTCTCCTGGCATTTTTTGGTTTCAAGTCAATAAAAGATGCATGGCAACTTCCAGATAATGCAAATGGAAACCTTCAGGGAAACTCTGAATCTGGGGAGCTGGCTGAGGCTGAGGAGCTTGTCAAGGAGAAG GTGGCTAAAAAGTTGACTAGTCCTCTTGAGGTCCTTTGGAAGTCTTTCAGCCTTGTTTTCTTTGCA GAATGGGGAGATCGCTCTATGCTGGCTACAATTGCGTTAGGTGCTGCTCAG TCTCCTTTTGGTGTCGCAAGCGGAGCCATAGCTGGACACTTGGTTGCAACTTTCCTTGCAATTGTTGGGGGAGCATTCCTTGCCAACTACCTATCTGAGAAGCTG GTTGGCCTGATAGGAGGAGTACTTTTTTTGCTGTTTGCTGTTGCCACATTTTTTGGTGTATTCTAA
- the LOC4350682 gene encoding protein WHAT'S THIS FACTOR 1, chloroplastic codes for MLVPAVRDTMRTTCLRDCLAELLRCGGQRQGQGRFCCPAQLSLARGMTQSRSVRQRSKKKRVHALEVATERWKVLTKVLAVIDTLKKEEEHVTPLKRLEILRSQLGLTKPNKVAHFVRRSPQLFEVCRDSRGVMWAGLSPQAEALVEEEARLLEDHSRTAAEYVTRLLMISVDRRLAIDKIAHFRRDMGLPHDFKTRWVHMFPEQFRVVRLEDGDYLELVSWNPNWAVTELEKKTAALTGDANANDIASPPGELSLSFPMKFPPNFTSYYKFRGKVHHYVKKGNTEQFQKTTYLSPYAEPGGLTPGSPEFDKRAVAVMHEILNFTLEKRLVTDHLTHFRREFVMPQKLMRLLLKHYGIFYVSERGKRFSVFLTESYDGTELIEKCPLVRWKEKVLQLTSYRGRIKNLGKFAELSDSEDYLFGNDDSSGATDSILDVKSEDSDDIMDDGALADDTEMDVGDLSDCCIE; via the coding sequence ATGCTTGTTCCGGCCGTTCGGGACACCATGCGCACCACGTGTTTGCGGGATTGCCTAGCCGAGCTGCTCCGCTGCGGGGGCCAGCGCCAGGGCCAGGGCCGATTCTGCTGCCCCGCACAGTTATCTCTCGCCCGGGGGATGACGCAGAGCCGCAGCGTGAGGCAACGGAGCAAGAAGAAGCGGGTGCACGCGCTCGAGGTGGCCACGGAGCGGTGGAAGGTACTCACCAAGGTGCTCGCCGTCATCGACACGctcaagaaggaggaggagcacgTCACCCCGCTCAAGCGCCTTGAGATCCTGCGCTCACAGCTCGGGCTCACCAAGCCCAACAAGGTGGCCCACTTCGTGCGCCGCTCGCCGCAGCTCTTCGAGGTCTGCCGCGACAGCCGAGGCGTCATGTGGGCGGGCCTCTCGCCGCAGGCCGAGGCgctcgtcgaggaggaggcACGCCTGCTGGAGGATCACTCACGCACGGCCGCTGAGTACGTCACCAGGCTGCTGATGATTTCGGTGGACCGTCGTCTGGCCATCGACAAGATTGCACATTTCAGGCGCGACATGGGGCTTCCTCATGATTTCAAGACACGATGGGTTCACATGTTCCCTGAGCAGTTCAGGGTGGTCAGGTTGGAGGACGGCGATTACCTGGAGCTTGTCTCTTGGAATCCAAACTGGGCAGTCACCGAGCTCGAGAAAAAGACGGCAGCATTGACTGGTGATGCAAATGCTAATGACATTGCCAGTCCACCAGGAGAGCTCTCACTATCATTCCCCATGAAGTTCCCACCAAATTTTACAAGTTACTACAAATTCCGCGGAAAAGTTCATCATTATGTGAAAAAAGGCAATACTGAGCAGTTTCAGAAGACAACATACCTATCTCCTTATGCAGAACCAGGAGGATTGACTCCTGGCTCGCCGGAGTTTGACAAGAGGGCAGTTGCAGTGATGCATGAGATACTGAACTTCACGTTGGAAAAGAGGCTGGTGACTGATCACCTCACACATTTCCGTCGTGAGTTTGTTATGCCGCAGAAGTTGATGAGACTGCTTCTGAAGCATTATGGCATCTTTTATGTCTCTGAGAGGGGGAAGCGGTTTAGCGTATTCTTGACGGAGTCTTATGATGGGACAGAATTAATAGAGAAGTGCCCATTGGTGAGGTGGAAGGAAAAAGTCCTTCAACTTACCAGCTATAGAGGGAGGATCAAGAATCTTGGTAAATTTGCCGAGTTGTCTGATTCAGAGGACTATTTGTTTGGTAATGATGATAGTAGCGGTGCTACTGATTCTATATTGGATGTCAAAAGTGAAGATTCGGATGATATCATGGATGATGGCGCTCTTGCAGATGATACTGAGATGGATGTAGGGGATCTAAGTGATTGTTGCATAGAGTGA
- the LOC4350679 gene encoding uncharacterized protein At3g49140 isoform X2, which translates to MRTELHAVMCGNLLSSDIYFEVDNDDALLESIMGDDKTAHVIIGLDNTQVFADLDLAAASATEFAQEDDDDDDDDDDSDDEESDFDDDFDGEGVFAVDDDDGDEDGEDEDLPRWTDLETMNSCHPLYFARMIAETSTKSSIDWLDRPPASLVVEGQLRPAFAEESTMVSRHLSNDEPRKDNKESGATFFKVEVLSIELITAYGTEPKVKIGEYRKARPDIIAHSAPNIISRLRAGGDKISQALKSLCWRCKAIQIEEAAVIGVDCLGFDLRVCSGTQVQTLRFAFPAKATSEFGAEKQIHELLFPRIQQEGQSPQTRQKES; encoded by the exons ATGAGAACGGAG CTGCATGCTGTGATGTGTGGCAATCTGCTCTCATCAGATATTTACTTCGAGGTCGACAACGACGACGCCCTCCTGGAGAGCATCATGGGAGACGACAAGACTGCG CATGTTATCATAGGGCTTGACAACACTCAGGTCTTTGCTGACTTGGATCTGGCAGCGGCATCTGCGACTGAGTTTGCTCAAgaagacgatgacgacgacgatgatgatgacgactcGGATGATGAGGAGAGTGACTTTGACGATGACTTTGATGGG GAGGGTGTGTTTGCAGTcgatgacgacgatggcgaTGAGGATGGAGAAGACGAAGATCTGCCTAGATGGACAGATCTAGAAACCATGAATTCCTGCCATCCATTGTACTTTGCAAGGATGATTGCAGAG ACCTCAACCAAGTCTAGTATAGACTGGTTGGACAGACCACCTGCAAGCCTTGTTGTTGAGGGTCAACTGAGACCAGCCTTTGCTGAAGAGAGCACCATGGTTTCAAGGCATTTATCAA ATGATGAACCACGGAAAGATAACAAGGAGAGTGGTGCTACATTTTTCAAGGTTGAGGTTCTGAGCATTGAGCTGATCACTGCATATGGAACTGAG CCAAAGGTAAAGATAGGGGAATACCGGAAAGCTAGGCCAGATATCATTGCGCATTCTGCACCGAACATAATATCGCGCTTGAGAGCTGGTGGAGACAAGATAAGCCAGGCTCTGAAATCACTCTGCTGGAGGTGCAAGGCCATCCAAATAGAG GAGGCAGCTGTCATTGGAGTGGACTGCCTTGGGTTTGACTTGAGAGTGTGCTCAGGAACACAAGTGCAGACACTGAGATTTGCGTTCCCTGCAAAG GCCACTTCAGAGTTTGGTGCAGAGAAGCAAATACACGAACTTCTGTTTCCTAGGATACAGCAAGAGGGACAGTCACCACAAACTAGACAGAAAGAGTCTTGA
- the LOC4350679 gene encoding uncharacterized protein At3g49140 isoform X1: MLLAAATATAAPVSSSSSFFAATTRATTTTRFTAQLQLSLPRRCRSWWGNGKARRSSRRRSHHCWAGGGAATPEDHMDELPPGRGRYHPFEEIAEKLQVDDGEPAHLTDAESARTIVEVNSKATVMISTLIDEGVHERIILPEFPYLTDENGDIYFEVDNDDALLESIMGDDKTAHVIIGLDNTQVFADLDLAAASATEFAQEDDDDDDDDDDSDDEESDFDDDFDGEGVFAVDDDDGDEDGEDEDLPRWTDLETMNSCHPLYFARMIAETSTKSSIDWLDRPPASLVVEGQLRPAFAEESTMVSRHLSNDEPRKDNKESGATFFKVEVLSIELITAYGTEPKVKIGEYRKARPDIIAHSAPNIISRLRAGGDKISQALKSLCWRCKAIQIEEAAVIGVDCLGFDLRVCSGTQVQTLRFAFPAKATSEFGAEKQIHELLFPRIQQEGQSPQTRQKES, translated from the exons ATGCTTCTGGCGGCGGCAACTGCCACAGCAGCGCCGGTGTCGTCTAGCTCTAGCTTCTTCGCCGCGACGACaagagccaccaccaccacccgcttCACTGCCCAGCTCCAGCTCTCGCTGCCACGCCGGTGCCGATCCTGGTGGGGCAATGGGAAAGCGCgccggagcagccgccgccgcagccaccaTTGCTG ggccggtggcggcgccgcgacgCCGGAGGACCACATGGACGAGCTGCCGCCGGGGAGAGGCCGCTACCACCCGTTCGAGGAGATCGCCGAGAAGCTCcaggtcgacgacggcgagcccgCCCACCTCACCGACGCCGAGTCCGCACGAACCATCGTCGAG GTGAACAGCAAGGCGACGGTGATGATCTCGACGCTGATCGACGAGGGCGTGCACGAGAGGATCATCCTGCCGGAGTTCCCCTACCTCACCGATGAGAACGGAG ATATTTACTTCGAGGTCGACAACGACGACGCCCTCCTGGAGAGCATCATGGGAGACGACAAGACTGCG CATGTTATCATAGGGCTTGACAACACTCAGGTCTTTGCTGACTTGGATCTGGCAGCGGCATCTGCGACTGAGTTTGCTCAAgaagacgatgacgacgacgatgatgatgacgactcGGATGATGAGGAGAGTGACTTTGACGATGACTTTGATGGG GAGGGTGTGTTTGCAGTcgatgacgacgatggcgaTGAGGATGGAGAAGACGAAGATCTGCCTAGATGGACAGATCTAGAAACCATGAATTCCTGCCATCCATTGTACTTTGCAAGGATGATTGCAGAG ACCTCAACCAAGTCTAGTATAGACTGGTTGGACAGACCACCTGCAAGCCTTGTTGTTGAGGGTCAACTGAGACCAGCCTTTGCTGAAGAGAGCACCATGGTTTCAAGGCATTTATCAA ATGATGAACCACGGAAAGATAACAAGGAGAGTGGTGCTACATTTTTCAAGGTTGAGGTTCTGAGCATTGAGCTGATCACTGCATATGGAACTGAG CCAAAGGTAAAGATAGGGGAATACCGGAAAGCTAGGCCAGATATCATTGCGCATTCTGCACCGAACATAATATCGCGCTTGAGAGCTGGTGGAGACAAGATAAGCCAGGCTCTGAAATCACTCTGCTGGAGGTGCAAGGCCATCCAAATAGAG GAGGCAGCTGTCATTGGAGTGGACTGCCTTGGGTTTGACTTGAGAGTGTGCTCAGGAACACAAGTGCAGACACTGAGATTTGCGTTCCCTGCAAAG GCCACTTCAGAGTTTGGTGCAGAGAAGCAAATACACGAACTTCTGTTTCCTAGGATACAGCAAGAGGGACAGTCACCACAAACTAGACAGAAAGAGTCTTGA